A window of the Puntigrus tetrazona isolate hp1 unplaced genomic scaffold, ASM1883169v1 S000000776, whole genome shotgun sequence genome harbors these coding sequences:
- the mmp23ba gene encoding matrix metalloproteinase-23 isoform X3 produces the protein MVRSDASLLGEIIRTATSQRWCVKSVAVRGKKNASRGCFCSRRRGSGSSCLKSRLCPSGDLRLLSFPRNLLNASDTRRGITKAFSMWSDVSPFSFREVPSDQEADIKIGFYSGNHTDCLQSYLHHCFDGITGELAHAFFPQTGEIHFDDDEYWILGNMRFSWNKGVWLTDLVHVAAHEIGHVLGLMHSQNRKALMHLNATLTGRKLITQDEVWGLHRLYGCLDRLFICPAWARKGYCDSKRILMQKHCPSSCDFCYEFPFPTALPTPTPPRTKHKFVVEGKNLTFRCGKKIAAKKGKIYWYKDGELLDFSHPGYISLKDDHITIVANAINEGTYTCIVRKKNKVLTTYSWRVRVRF, from the exons ATGGTGAGGTCTGACGCGTCTTTGTTAGGGGAAATCATTCGGACGGCGACGTCGCAAAGATGGTGCGTCAAGTCTGTGGCAGTCCGCGGAAAGAAGAATGCTTCGCGGGGCTGCTTCTGCTCGCGGCGGCGGGGCTCGGGCTCTTCGTGCCTGAAGTCACGGCTTTGCCCGTCTGGAGACTTGAG ACTGCTGTCATTTCCAAGGAATCTTTTGAATGCCAGTGACACAAGGAGAGGCATAACCAAGGCCTTCTCTATGTGGAGCGATGTCTCGCCCTTCAGTTTTCGCGAGGTCCCATCTGATCAAGAAGCAGACATCAAAATCG GCTTCTACTCTGGAAACCACACCGACTGTCTGCAGTCCTACCTGCACCACTGTTTCGACGGCATCACTGGAGAACTGGCCCACGCCTTCTTTCCTCAGACCGGGGAGATCCACTTTGACGATGACGAGTACTGGATTCTGGGAAACATGCGCTTCAGCTGGAATAAAG GAGTATGGCTGACAGATCTAGTTCACGTGGCGGCTCACGAGATTGGTCATGTACTGGGTTTGATGCATTCCCAGAATCGCAAGGCTTTAATGCACCTCAATGCCACATTGACAGGCCGCAAACTCATTACTCAAGATGAGGTTTGGGGATTACATCGACTCTATG GATGTTTGGATCGATTATTTATCTGTCCTGCTTGGGCAAGAAAGGGTTATTGTGACAGCAAGAGGATACTCATGCAGAAACACTGTCCTTCCAGCTGTGACTTCTGTTATG AATTCCCATTTCCCACTGCCCTGCCAACCCCAACTCCCCCACGGACAAAACATAAGTTTGTTGTGGAGGGAAAGAACCTCACCTTCCGCTGTGGTAAGAAGATAGCAGCCAAGAAAGGCAAAATCTA CTGGTATAAAGACGGCGAGCTTCTGGACTTCTCTCATCCCGGCTACATTTCCCTGAAAGATGACCACATCACTATTGTGGCAAATGCCATTAATGAGGGCACATACACCTGCATTGTGAGGAAGAAGAACAAGGTTCTGACCACATACTCTTGGAGGGTACGAGTGCGTTTCTGA
- the mmp23ba gene encoding matrix metalloproteinase-23 isoform X2: MVRSDASLLGEIIRTATSQRWCVKSVAVRGKKNASRGCFCSRRRGSGSSCLKSRLCPSGDLRNKRYTLTPEKLKWDKFKLTYKLLSFPRNLLNASDTRRGITKAFSMWSDVSPFSFREVPSDQEADIKIGFYSGNHTDCLQSYLHHCFDGITGELAHAFFPQTGEIHFDDDEYWILGNMRFSWNKGVWLTDLVHVAAHEIGHVLGLMHSQNRKALMHLNATLTGRKLITQDEVWGLHRLYGCLDRLFICPAWARKGYCDSKRILMQKHCPSSCDFCYEFPFPTALPTPTPPRTKHKFVVEGKNLTFRCGKKIAAKKGKIYWYKDGELLDFSHPGYISLKDDHITIVANAINEGTYTCIVRKKNKVLTTYSWRVRVRF; encoded by the exons ATGGTGAGGTCTGACGCGTCTTTGTTAGGGGAAATCATTCGGACGGCGACGTCGCAAAGATGGTGCGTCAAGTCTGTGGCAGTCCGCGGAAAGAAGAATGCTTCGCGGGGCTGCTTCTGCTCGCGGCGGCGGGGCTCGGGCTCTTCGTGCCTGAAGTCACGGCTTTGCCCGTCTGGAGACTTGAG AAACAAACGCTACACACTCACTCCAGAGAAACTGAAGTGGGACAAATTCAAGCTGACTTACAA ACTGCTGTCATTTCCAAGGAATCTTTTGAATGCCAGTGACACAAGGAGAGGCATAACCAAGGCCTTCTCTATGTGGAGCGATGTCTCGCCCTTCAGTTTTCGCGAGGTCCCATCTGATCAAGAAGCAGACATCAAAATCG GCTTCTACTCTGGAAACCACACCGACTGTCTGCAGTCCTACCTGCACCACTGTTTCGACGGCATCACTGGAGAACTGGCCCACGCCTTCTTTCCTCAGACCGGGGAGATCCACTTTGACGATGACGAGTACTGGATTCTGGGAAACATGCGCTTCAGCTGGAATAAAG GAGTATGGCTGACAGATCTAGTTCACGTGGCGGCTCACGAGATTGGTCATGTACTGGGTTTGATGCATTCCCAGAATCGCAAGGCTTTAATGCACCTCAATGCCACATTGACAGGCCGCAAACTCATTACTCAAGATGAGGTTTGGGGATTACATCGACTCTATG GATGTTTGGATCGATTATTTATCTGTCCTGCTTGGGCAAGAAAGGGTTATTGTGACAGCAAGAGGATACTCATGCAGAAACACTGTCCTTCCAGCTGTGACTTCTGTTATG AATTCCCATTTCCCACTGCCCTGCCAACCCCAACTCCCCCACGGACAAAACATAAGTTTGTTGTGGAGGGAAAGAACCTCACCTTCCGCTGTGGTAAGAAGATAGCAGCCAAGAAAGGCAAAATCTA CTGGTATAAAGACGGCGAGCTTCTGGACTTCTCTCATCCCGGCTACATTTCCCTGAAAGATGACCACATCACTATTGTGGCAAATGCCATTAATGAGGGCACATACACCTGCATTGTGAGGAAGAAGAACAAGGTTCTGACCACATACTCTTGGAGGGTACGAGTGCGTTTCTGA
- the mmp23ba gene encoding matrix metalloproteinase-23 isoform X1: MVRQVCGSPRKEECFAGLLLLAAAGLGLFVPEVTALPVWRLEEEALMSGVLIIGIHKDARSHVLHLSRNKRYTLTPEKLKWDKFKLTYKLLSFPRNLLNASDTRRGITKAFSMWSDVSPFSFREVPSDQEADIKIGFYSGNHTDCLQSYLHHCFDGITGELAHAFFPQTGEIHFDDDEYWILGNMRFSWNKGVWLTDLVHVAAHEIGHVLGLMHSQNRKALMHLNATLTGRKLITQDEVWGLHRLYGCLDRLFICPAWARKGYCDSKRILMQKHCPSSCDFCYEFPFPTALPTPTPPRTKHKFVVEGKNLTFRCGKKIAAKKGKIYWYKDGELLDFSHPGYISLKDDHITIVANAINEGTYTCIVRKKNKVLTTYSWRVRVRF, encoded by the exons ATGGTGCGTCAAGTCTGTGGCAGTCCGCGGAAAGAAGAATGCTTCGCGGGGCTGCTTCTGCTCGCGGCGGCGGGGCTCGGGCTCTTCGTGCCTGAAGTCACGGCTTTGCCCGTCTGGAGACTTGAG GAAGAAGCTCTCATGTCTGGTGTTTTAATCATTGGAATTCATAAAGACGCCCGCTCCCATGTGCTTCACCTTTCCAGAAACAAACGCTACACACTCACTCCAGAGAAACTGAAGTGGGACAAATTCAAGCTGACTTACAA ACTGCTGTCATTTCCAAGGAATCTTTTGAATGCCAGTGACACAAGGAGAGGCATAACCAAGGCCTTCTCTATGTGGAGCGATGTCTCGCCCTTCAGTTTTCGCGAGGTCCCATCTGATCAAGAAGCAGACATCAAAATCG GCTTCTACTCTGGAAACCACACCGACTGTCTGCAGTCCTACCTGCACCACTGTTTCGACGGCATCACTGGAGAACTGGCCCACGCCTTCTTTCCTCAGACCGGGGAGATCCACTTTGACGATGACGAGTACTGGATTCTGGGAAACATGCGCTTCAGCTGGAATAAAG GAGTATGGCTGACAGATCTAGTTCACGTGGCGGCTCACGAGATTGGTCATGTACTGGGTTTGATGCATTCCCAGAATCGCAAGGCTTTAATGCACCTCAATGCCACATTGACAGGCCGCAAACTCATTACTCAAGATGAGGTTTGGGGATTACATCGACTCTATG GATGTTTGGATCGATTATTTATCTGTCCTGCTTGGGCAAGAAAGGGTTATTGTGACAGCAAGAGGATACTCATGCAGAAACACTGTCCTTCCAGCTGTGACTTCTGTTATG AATTCCCATTTCCCACTGCCCTGCCAACCCCAACTCCCCCACGGACAAAACATAAGTTTGTTGTGGAGGGAAAGAACCTCACCTTCCGCTGTGGTAAGAAGATAGCAGCCAAGAAAGGCAAAATCTA CTGGTATAAAGACGGCGAGCTTCTGGACTTCTCTCATCCCGGCTACATTTCCCTGAAAGATGACCACATCACTATTGTGGCAAATGCCATTAATGAGGGCACATACACCTGCATTGTGAGGAAGAAGAACAAGGTTCTGACCACATACTCTTGGAGGGTACGAGTGCGTTTCTGA
- the mmp23ba gene encoding matrix metalloproteinase-23 isoform X4 → MSGVLIIGIHKDARSHVLHLSRNKRYTLTPEKLKWDKFKLTYKLLSFPRNLLNASDTRRGITKAFSMWSDVSPFSFREVPSDQEADIKIGFYSGNHTDCLQSYLHHCFDGITGELAHAFFPQTGEIHFDDDEYWILGNMRFSWNKGVWLTDLVHVAAHEIGHVLGLMHSQNRKALMHLNATLTGRKLITQDEVWGLHRLYGCLDRLFICPAWARKGYCDSKRILMQKHCPSSCDFCYEFPFPTALPTPTPPRTKHKFVVEGKNLTFRCGKKIAAKKGKIYWYKDGELLDFSHPGYISLKDDHITIVANAINEGTYTCIVRKKNKVLTTYSWRVRVRF, encoded by the exons ATGTCTGGTGTTTTAATCATTGGAATTCATAAAGACGCCCGCTCCCATGTGCTTCACCTTTCCAGAAACAAACGCTACACACTCACTCCAGAGAAACTGAAGTGGGACAAATTCAAGCTGACTTACAA ACTGCTGTCATTTCCAAGGAATCTTTTGAATGCCAGTGACACAAGGAGAGGCATAACCAAGGCCTTCTCTATGTGGAGCGATGTCTCGCCCTTCAGTTTTCGCGAGGTCCCATCTGATCAAGAAGCAGACATCAAAATCG GCTTCTACTCTGGAAACCACACCGACTGTCTGCAGTCCTACCTGCACCACTGTTTCGACGGCATCACTGGAGAACTGGCCCACGCCTTCTTTCCTCAGACCGGGGAGATCCACTTTGACGATGACGAGTACTGGATTCTGGGAAACATGCGCTTCAGCTGGAATAAAG GAGTATGGCTGACAGATCTAGTTCACGTGGCGGCTCACGAGATTGGTCATGTACTGGGTTTGATGCATTCCCAGAATCGCAAGGCTTTAATGCACCTCAATGCCACATTGACAGGCCGCAAACTCATTACTCAAGATGAGGTTTGGGGATTACATCGACTCTATG GATGTTTGGATCGATTATTTATCTGTCCTGCTTGGGCAAGAAAGGGTTATTGTGACAGCAAGAGGATACTCATGCAGAAACACTGTCCTTCCAGCTGTGACTTCTGTTATG AATTCCCATTTCCCACTGCCCTGCCAACCCCAACTCCCCCACGGACAAAACATAAGTTTGTTGTGGAGGGAAAGAACCTCACCTTCCGCTGTGGTAAGAAGATAGCAGCCAAGAAAGGCAAAATCTA CTGGTATAAAGACGGCGAGCTTCTGGACTTCTCTCATCCCGGCTACATTTCCCTGAAAGATGACCACATCACTATTGTGGCAAATGCCATTAATGAGGGCACATACACCTGCATTGTGAGGAAGAAGAACAAGGTTCTGACCACATACTCTTGGAGGGTACGAGTGCGTTTCTGA
- the mmp23ba gene encoding matrix metalloproteinase-23 isoform X5, with amino-acid sequence MVRQVCGSPRKEECFAGLLLLAAAGLGLFVPEVTALPVWRLEEEALMSGVLIIGIHKDARSHVLHLSRNKRYTLTPEKLKWDKFKLTYKLLSFPRNLLNASDTRRGITKAFSMWSDVSPFSFREVPSDQEADIKIGFYSGNHTDCLQSYLHHCFDGITGELAHAFFPQTGEIHFDDDEYWILGNMRFSWNKGVWLTDLVHVAAHEIGHVLGLMHSQNRKALMHLNATLTGRKLITQDEDVWIDYLSVLLGQERVIVTARGYSCRNTVLPAVTSVMNSHFPLPCQPQLPHGQNISLLWRERTSPSAVVRR; translated from the exons ATGGTGCGTCAAGTCTGTGGCAGTCCGCGGAAAGAAGAATGCTTCGCGGGGCTGCTTCTGCTCGCGGCGGCGGGGCTCGGGCTCTTCGTGCCTGAAGTCACGGCTTTGCCCGTCTGGAGACTTGAG GAAGAAGCTCTCATGTCTGGTGTTTTAATCATTGGAATTCATAAAGACGCCCGCTCCCATGTGCTTCACCTTTCCAGAAACAAACGCTACACACTCACTCCAGAGAAACTGAAGTGGGACAAATTCAAGCTGACTTACAA ACTGCTGTCATTTCCAAGGAATCTTTTGAATGCCAGTGACACAAGGAGAGGCATAACCAAGGCCTTCTCTATGTGGAGCGATGTCTCGCCCTTCAGTTTTCGCGAGGTCCCATCTGATCAAGAAGCAGACATCAAAATCG GCTTCTACTCTGGAAACCACACCGACTGTCTGCAGTCCTACCTGCACCACTGTTTCGACGGCATCACTGGAGAACTGGCCCACGCCTTCTTTCCTCAGACCGGGGAGATCCACTTTGACGATGACGAGTACTGGATTCTGGGAAACATGCGCTTCAGCTGGAATAAAG GAGTATGGCTGACAGATCTAGTTCACGTGGCGGCTCACGAGATTGGTCATGTACTGGGTTTGATGCATTCCCAGAATCGCAAGGCTTTAATGCACCTCAATGCCACATTGACAGGCCGCAAACTCATTACTCAAGATGAG GATGTTTGGATCGATTATTTATCTGTCCTGCTTGGGCAAGAAAGGGTTATTGTGACAGCAAGAGGATACTCATGCAGAAACACTGTCCTTCCAGCTGTGACTTCTGTTATG AATTCCCATTTCCCACTGCCCTGCCAACCCCAACTCCCCCACGGACAAAACATAAGTTTGTTGTGGAGGGAAAGAACCTCACCTTCCGCTGTGGTAAGAAGATAG
- the ubiad1 gene encoding ubiA prenyltransferase domain-containing protein 1: MASGGETGLLSGSNGLNGTKPSGGRLTRAARVALDVQGKCAAYVLALRPWSFSASLTPVALGSALAYKLEGSVDLLILLVCAVAVLVVHGAGNLVNTYYDFSKGIDHKKSDDRTLVDQILKPQDVVMFGAALYSAGCLCATLLYFLSTLKLEHLALIYFGGLSSSFLYTGGIGLKYVALGDVVILITFGPLAVMFAHAVQVGYLSVLPLVYAVPLALNTEAILHSNNTRDMDSDKQAGIVTLAILVGPALSYVIYNLLLFVPYLLFCILATRYTISMALPLLTLPMAFPLERQFRCQCYAKIPQKTAKLNLLMGLFYVFGIILAPQGSLPLL; the protein is encoded by the exons ATGGCCTCCGGCGGGGAGACCGGCTTGCTCTCCGGCTCTAACGGACTGAACGGGACGAAGCCGTCGGGCGGTCGTCTGACCCGCGCGGCCCGGGTGGCGCTGGACGTTCAGGGTAAATGCGCGGCGTACGTGCTAGCTCTGAGGCCGTGGAGCTTCAGCGCCTCCCTCACGCCCGTGGCTCTGGGCAGCGCTCTGGCCTATAAGCTGGAGGGCTCGGTGGACCTGCTCATCCTGCTGGTGTGTGCCGTGGCCGTTTTGGTGGTCCACGGGGCCGGGAACTTGGTGAACACCTACTACGACTTCTCGAAGGGAATCGATCACAAGAAGAGCGACGACAGGACTTTGGTGGATCAGATCCTGAAGCCGCAGGACGTGGTGATGTTCGGAGCGGCGCTGTACTCCGCTGGATGTCTCTGCGCCACGCTGCTCTACTTCCTCTCCACCCTCAAACTAGAGCATCTCGCTCTCATTTATTTCGGAGGACTCTCCAGCTCTTTTTTATACACTGGAG GCATCGGGCTGAAGTACGTGGCTCTGGGGGACGTGGTGATCCTCATCACCTTCGGTCCGCTGGCGGTCATGTTCGCTCACGCAGTGCAGGTGGGTTACCTGTCGGTGCTGCCGCTGGTGTACGCCGTGCCGCTGGCGCTCAACACCGAGGCCATCCTGCACAGCAACAACACGCGAGACATGGACTCGGACAAGCAGGCGGGCATCGTCACGCTGGCCATCCTGGTGGGGCCCGCGCTCTCCTACGTCATCTACAACCTGCTGCTGTTCGTGCCCTACCTGCTCTTCTGCATCCTGGCCACGCGCTACACCATCAGCATGGCCCTGCCGCTGCTCACGCTGCCCATGGCCTTCCCTCTGGAGAGGCAGTTCCGCTGCCAGTGCTACGCCAAGATCCCCCAAAAGACTGCCAAGCTCAACCTGCTCATGGGACTCTTCTATGTTTTCGGGATCATTTTGGCACCGCAGGGTAGCTTGCCGTTATTGTGA